A genomic stretch from Calonectris borealis chromosome 6, bCalBor7.hap1.2, whole genome shotgun sequence includes:
- the C6H2orf76 gene encoding UPF0538 protein C2orf76 homolog isoform X1 yields the protein MSAENSTITVRLVRSFEHRNFRPVVYHGVNLDQTVKQFITFVRKDVPSRTGLPPPFRNYKYDTMKIIHQAHKSKTAELVVSLEDDDKLILKEDSTLKAAGVANETELAFFCEEDYRNYKANPVSAW from the exons ATGTCCGCAGAAAACTCAACCATCACAGTCCGTCTTGTTCGCTCTTTTGAACACCGGAACTTCAGACCTGTGGTGTATCATGGAGTTAACTTGGATCAGACAGTAAAGCAGTTCATTACTTTTGTGCGGAAGG acGTGCCTTCAAGAACAggacttcctcctcctttcagaaATTACAAGTATG atacAATGAAGATTATTCACCAAGCACACAAATCTAAG ACTGCTGAACTTGTAGTGAGTTTGGAAGATGATGACAAACTGATTTTGAAAGAAGACAGTACGCTGAAAGCAGCTGGAGTAG CAAATGAGACTGAATTAGCATTCTTCTGTGAGGAAGATTACAGAAACTACAAAGCTAATCCTGTTTCGGCCTGGTGA
- the C6H2orf76 gene encoding UPF0538 protein C2orf76 homolog isoform X2 yields MSAENSTITVRLVRSFEHRNFRPVVYHGVNLDQTVKQFITFVRKDVPSRTGLPPPFRNYKYDTMKIIHQAHKSKTAELVVSLEDDDKLILKEDSTLKAAGVEEEVLDLLG; encoded by the exons ATGTCCGCAGAAAACTCAACCATCACAGTCCGTCTTGTTCGCTCTTTTGAACACCGGAACTTCAGACCTGTGGTGTATCATGGAGTTAACTTGGATCAGACAGTAAAGCAGTTCATTACTTTTGTGCGGAAGG acGTGCCTTCAAGAACAggacttcctcctcctttcagaaATTACAAGTATG atacAATGAAGATTATTCACCAAGCACACAAATCTAAG ACTGCTGAACTTGTAGTGAGTTTGGAAGATGATGACAAACTGATTTTGAAAGAAGACAGTACGCTGAAAGCAGCTGGAGTAG AAGAGGAAGTCCTTGACCTACTGGGTTGA
- the DBI gene encoding acyl-CoA-binding protein — MSEAAFQKAAEEVKQLKSQPTDQEMLDVYSHYKQATVGDVNTDRPGMLDFKGKAKWDAWSALKGMSKEDAMKAYVAKVEELKDKYGI, encoded by the exons ATGTCTGAG GCCGCGTTCCAGAAGGCCGCCGAGGAGGTGAAGCAGCTCAAGTCCCAACCCACGGACCAGGAGATGCTCGATGTCTACAGCCACTACAAACAAGCCACGGTGGGCGACGTGAACACGG ACCGCCCTGGTATGCTGGACTTCAAAGGCAAAGCAAAGTGGGATGCCTGGAGTGCATTGAAAG GAATGTCCAAAGAAGATGCAATGAAAGCTTACGTAGCAAAAGTGGAAGAACTAAAGGATAAATATGGCATCTGA
- the TMEM37 gene encoding voltage-dependent calcium channel gamma-like subunit, translating to MTAIGVQAQRLLAHRRLQKSFFETLIRSLIILCVAIAVVLSSISVCDGRWLFARGQLFGLWHFCTVSNGSVLKCVTDLSLANVEGLSVGVIPIRSMVSFAVVIAIFGLELLMVSQVCEDANARRKWSMGSVLILGSFLLSATGVLSFSILMKDHLTFTGFTLTYWCEFIAAFLFFLNGISGLHINSLTHPRNRVGKI from the exons ATGACCGCCATCGGGGTGCAG GCGCAGAGGCTGCTGGCACACCGGAGACTGCAGAAGTCCTTCTTTGAGACACTCATCAGGAGCCTGATCATCTTGTGCGTGGCGATAGCGGTGGTCTTGTCGTCCATCTCCGTCTGCGATGGCCGCTGGCTCTTCGCGAGGGGGCAGCTCTTTGGACTGTGGCACTTCTGCACCGTTAGCAACGGCAGCGTCCTGAAGTGCGTCACTGACCTCAGCCTGGCCAACGTGGAGGGTTTGAGCGTGGGGGTGATTCCTATAAGAAGCATGGTGTCCTTTGCTGTTGTGATCGCTATATTTGGCCTGGAGCTCCTGATGGTGTCCCAAGTCTGCGAGGATGCCAACGCAAGGCGGAAGTGGTCGATGGGCTCGGTTCTCATCCTTGGCTCGTTTTTGCTGTCGGCCACTGGAGTTCTGAGCTTCTCCATCCTCATGAAGGATCACCTCACCTTCACGGGCTTCACGCTGACATACTGGTGCGAGTTCAtagctgcctttctcttcttccttaatGGGATCAGTGGACTTCACATCAACAGCCTCACACACCCCAGGAACAGGGTGGGCAAAATCTAG